From the Camelus bactrianus isolate YW-2024 breed Bactrian camel chromosome 4, ASM4877302v1, whole genome shotgun sequence genome, the window CGCCTCCATGTTGAGCAGCTCGTGGCCCACGTAGGTCTCCTTGCAAGTGTCACCTGCGTCAGCTGCCTCGGAGCAGCGCTTGCCCACAGTGGAGGAGATGAAGTAGGTGGGCCTCGGCTCACCTGCATAGCCACACTTACAGTACTGGGAGCCCAGGTCAATGATGAGTGCCTTGATCTTGCGCACCTTCTTGGGCTTCATCTTCAGCTGAGTGGCCGAACTTGTGTCCCGGATGCCAGCAGCAGGACCTGGCAGTGGGCCTGCCTCTCCAGGGTCACCCTGAGCCGTGCCCATAGGCATGGGGCTAGGGCTGTTCCTCGTCGCCATCTGCCTGCCTTGCTCCCCTTTCTCACATCCACATCCTAGAGCTCCGTGGGGAGAAATAAGAGGGTCCATCTCCAGCAGTGCCTTGGCAACCCCATGGGATTGTGATGTCACTGAGGGCTGGTCCATTCTGGCAGCCCAGGGAGGGCTTGGTCTTGGCAGGCTCTTGCCTgtcacacccccccacccccatccacctAACTCGACTTTGCTCTAGGACAGATCAGGTGGCCAGCACAGTTTTGGAAATCCAAACACACTTGGGTCTCAGAGGTTTCTGCTCCCTCCCCTTACAACCTCGCTTCTAATCCCCCCATTCACTAGCTGGACACCTTTTCCTCCTCAGCTTCTTGGCTGAGAGGGTGATAAATATCTGAGCCCCTACAGTAAGCCAAGCATTGTACCAGGCACCCCACATGGTACTTCAGAATCCTGGGAGGTAGGCAGAActgaggaaatcaaggctcagaaTGCAAATGAGTTGCCCCAAAACAAACAGCTCTCGGAGTGTTTGTACTTTAACCCAAGTTCATCTAACTCCAATGCGCCTTAAAGAGTGTGAGGGCCCTAACAACAGAAACCTGGCCACAAGCAGTGCCCAGTCTAGTTGGGAAGAAGACAAATGGATGCAGAATTTTCAGGTGGATGTCTACTGGGAGAACAGAACTGCACAAAGGTGGGAGGGAGTCTGAAGGTTCTCCACAGACACGAAGCCCAAATGGAGTACAGAAAGATCCACGCGTATTTGTCAAGTAGCTGAGACGAGGGAAAGGCATCCTAAGCAGGGAGCACAGCCCGAGCAAAGGCTCAGAGGGACGcacggggttgggggggggagcTTCCAGTAGTTAAGGTGTTTGGAAAAACAGATGAGGCTAGAGAGGTCATGAAGCCAAGAAGGGAGGGCCTCAAATGCTACAGGTAAGAGCTTGGAATAAACTGACGACAGTTGGGGAACCAATGAAGCCTTTAAGCAGGGGAGTGATCAGATTTGGCTTCTAGGCCCAAATCTTAACAAAGATTTGTGTTTAGCTATAATACAGAGAGACAAGACTCTGAGACCTGAAAGGAGGACACTGAAGAAATTCTTGTAAGACTTGAAGATGGCCTAAGCTAGGGGTGTGAtgtggaagagaggaagggacgGCTTCTTAAGAAATATAGATAGTAGAGTTTAATTGGTTGGTTCTCAACTATCCTCAATTCAATCCAAGCTCTTATTCTGGCATTTGAGGTCCTTTCTCATACGCCTTCGTGACGTCTCTAGCCTCAAGCATTACATTTATTTACATCAGATGATTAGAATAGATGtggagagtgagggagagggaaggatgaatCCCTTTCCTCTGCCCAAGCAAAGAAAGATGGCCTGTCATCCAGAACAATCAAATTCATCAGGTTCCCATAGGGTCCTCCACGCCAAACTggcccccctcaaaaaaaaaagggcagataTGGGCTTTGGTGGTTCATAAAGAAACAGGAGAAATAGGGGAAGAGAAACAACCAGGGCTGAGGAAGTTTTCTGGGAGAATTAAGAAGAGCACAAGTAGTTGAGGGATTGGTGACATGGATAGGCACGGTTGGCTGGATATTCTTGGGTGAGCTATGCACCTGAGAACCTGAATGCTCTCATCAGTGGGAATTTAAGGTCTAATTTCATTGTCAACCCCAATGACCTGGATGAAGGAGGAGTATGTGCACAAATGTGTGTCCAAAATTATTCCTCTGCAGGTTGCCCTAAAGAATAAATGGGATAGAAGTGCTTGGCAGTAATCGGTCACCATAGCAGTAATCGGTCACCATAGCAGTAATCGGTCCTGCTAATACCTAAATCAGATGGTGTCAACTCTCTGCTCAAGGCTCTCTAGTACTGTCTGACCTCACAGCGAGTCAGAGCCACAGTCCCAGCCAGGGCCCATGAGGTGCGCACTCCCTCCCTCGCTCCTCCCATCTCACGGACTGTCGCTTGCTCTCTCCACTGCAGCCACACTGCTCTTGGGATCCTCTAGCCCAGAGGTcggcaaacttttcctgtaaagagcCAGAAAATCAATACTCATTTCCAGCTTTGCAAGCCATACAGTATTTATTGCAATGACTCAACTCTGCggttgtagcacaaaagcagccacaatGTGTGAGTGAACgagcgtggctgtgttccaataaaactgtaGTATAAAACAGGCCGCAGGCCTGAGTTTGCAGACCCCTGATCTAACCCATAGTCATCTGCACCTGCTGCTCCCCGATACACACGTGGCACTCTCCCTTATCTCAAGTGTCACCTTCTCAGGGAGCTCTGCCCAAGCGCATTAACACGGCcactctccccttccctgctttgcttttctcttttgtccTTAAGATCTCCTAACACatatttattttggttattttgtcTCTCCCCAAGCTCCACTGACTAGAACATTAACTATACaagggcagagatttttgtcgtttttttttcactgctgccTGCCTTGCACatagcaagcactcaataaatagcgACTGATTGGATAAACCAGGTTAttacaaaatttataaaaaaaagtaagtcacctgcaaataaaataatgccacttggcagcaacatggatggacctggagatcgtcatactaagtgaagtcagcaagaaagagaaaaataccacatgatatcacttatatgtggaatcctaaaaaatgaaatgaatttatttacaaaagagaaacagactcacagacatagaaaacaaacatggttactggaggggaaagggagtgggaagggataaactgggagtttgagatttccaaatactaactactatatacaaaataaacaagtttatactgtatatagcacagggaactatattcagtatcctatagtgacctataatgaaaaagaatgaaaacaaatatatgtatgtgtatgtatgactgaagcattgtgctgcacaccagaaattgacacaacattgtaatctgactatacttcaattaaaaaaaaagtaagtcatCTCAAAAACACTATCCTGAATCTACCTTAACACAGGACAAAGGTTCCAGGTATCCAGAAAGCCCTGGGTCACTGGATTATGTCATAATCAGTGATGTCATCATTGGAGAAATTCTCCAGTTGCCCTCTGATTTAAGCCTTTCAGGCCTTGAAGCTGGTGGAATTGAGGAACTTTCTGAGAGCAAGATGGCTCTCGAGAGCGTGTGGGCTCCACAGACAGCAATCATAGGCGATGGGCCTTCTAAGAAAGTAGGTGAACAGTACTCCCTGCAGACACAGGTCCTCCAGACTGCCTCCTTAAAGGAAGGCCCAGCAAAACGGGCGGTGTGGGTTCGCCATAACCGTTCGGAGCCAGAAGAACCTACTACATCAACAGGGGTCAAGGAGATGCCCAAGTTAGCAGTGACCAAAGCAGTGGTCGTGGACCTTGGCACTGGCTACTGTAAGTGTGGCTTTGCTGGGCTGCCAAAGCCCACCCACAGGATCTCATCCACAGTGGGCAAGCCCTACATGGAGACCGCCAAAACTGGGGACAATCGCAAGGAGACATTCGTGGGGCATGAGCTTGTCAGCCCAGATGTTCGTCTCAAGTTAATTAATCCTCTGCGACATGGCATCATCGTGGACTGGGATTCAGTGCAGGATATCTGGGACTATCTCTTCCATCAAGAGATGCAGATTGCCCCTGAGGAGCACGCGGTCTTGGTTTCAGACCCACCCCTGAGCCCACACACCAACAGGGAGAAGTATGCTGAAATGCTGTTTGAAACCTTCAGAACTCCCGCGATGCACATCGCCTACCAGTCCCGCCTGTCCATGTACTCCTACGGAAGGACCTCCGGCCTCGTCGTGGAGGTCGGCCATGGTGTGTCCTATGTAGTCCCCATCTACGAGGGTTATCCTTTGCCCAGCATCACCGGACGGCTGGACTATGCAGGTTCTGACCTGACAGCCTACTTGATGGCCCTGATGAACAACTCAGGGAAATGCTTCACTGAGGACCAGCTGGGCATTGTGGAGGACATCAAGAAGAAATGCTGCTTCGTGGCCCTGGACCCCATTGAAGAGAAGAAAGTCCCAACTACTGAGCATGCGATCCAGTACACCCTGCCGGATGGGCAGCAGATATACCTATGCCAGGAAAGGTTCCTCTGCTCAGAGATGTTCTTCAAGCCTTCTCTGATCAAGTCCATGCAGCTGGGCCTCCACACCCAGACAGTGTCCTGCCTGAACAAGTGTGACGTTGCCCTCAAACGGGACCTCATGGGGAACATCCTGCTCTGCGGGGGGACAACTATGCTCAGCGGCTTCCCCAACCGTCTGCAGAAGGAGCTGAGCAGCATGTGTCCCAATGACACCCCTCAGGTAAACGTGTTGCCTGAAAGAGATACGGCAGTGTGGACAGGTGGCTCCATCCTGGCATCACTTCAGGGCTTCCAACCACTGTGGGTCCACCGCTCTGAGTACGAGGAACACGGGCCTTTCTTCCTCTACAGAAGGTGCTTCTGAACTCCAATAAAGCATGGTCACTGTGGTTGCCATGCATCAGCTTTGCTGGGTGAGCACCCGTCCCAAAACACAGGGAGCTAAAACAGCATGTTCACTCCTACAGTATTAAACGATCCTCATGTTTCCCTCCACAGTgtgtttctctatttcctgaCGCAGTAACAACTTCATACATGCAGCATCGGTCTTAAAATATACACTTGCCAAaacagtggggtgggggtgatgaGGAGGACAGGAATAATGACTATGGACCAAGAAAACATGCATTACATGTTGACTGCTTAAGTTTTCGGGGGAGAAACTACCTCTAAAATTATTCTGTCCCTTATTGCCCATGTTAGGAATTATGGTATTATTACACTCTGCTTGAAAGGAGTGTGATAAAGACAGATCAGCTAGAGTAAAATGTTGCGGCATGTAAGAAGATTGCTCTCAATAAACACCAACAGGAAGTATACTGTAAGGGTTCAGTGTCCCACGAAGCAGCAACTCTGAAGGCTTAGAAAGAACTGACGAAGATGTCTGACCCCTCCTTTAACCGTACTTTCTTTTAGTTCCAATAGTCACTTATGTCTCAGTACCAGTTCTTACCAAGCCATCATGATGACTGGCTGCTGAAACCTGGTGTATTATGAGCAAGATATGCGTGTCTTAAGGGGAAAACTCTTTAGAGAATAGGTGCTATAtagattttcccttttaaaaaaaggggAAGACTTATCTTGGGTTATCAGCACTAAGGTCATGAAGATGCAACCCACGGCCATTCTCCAGACACTTTAAGCATCAGCTGCTCATCTCCAACCAGACTGGATTCTCTATCAACCTGCAGGGTATACAATTGGAGTTTGGAATGGCTCAGGATAAAAGCTGCCGGTTCTGGGCGGATGGTGTGGGTTTGTTGGGGGGCTGCCCATGCTGGTCATTCTAACCCAACTGAGGaaccaaagaaatataaaaacccTCATGGCCAGGGAAGCCCTTCCAGGGCCCAGCATGTTCTGCGTATTCCTGCAGGGAAGTTTTAATTGGAACCCTGATTTTTTATAACAGTCCCCAATACATTCTCTGTCCTGTCTCCAACACTGGCAGGCAGCATAAAATAGTGaaaagaacatgggctttggacTCTGATTTGAAACTGTTTTGCTACCAAATAGCTGTGTGACCCAAGCCTACTCACCTATAAAACTGAATTCAAATGCCTACCTCACACAGCTGACGTAAAAAAACCAGAGATAAACATCTGAATACCAGTGTGTAGCCTCCAGGAGGTGATCACAAGAGTTGTTAGCTAGTTTTATCTTGTAGACTCCTACCTCTTATACAGGGGCCCAAATGTCCTACTATGATCCTGAGCCACATGTACACCCAAAGGCATGCTGAAGCACAGGATTGCTATGGCAACCCTACCATCCCCAGGGAGAAGCCCTACAGAGCCACCCTTGTACCCTCCAGGTTTGCCTAGACAGCCCTGAAAGACCTCAGTGTCTGACTCTGAATCCGGGCCTGGTGAGTAAGCACAGCAGGCTGGCACCAGCACGGTGGAGCAGGGAGGTAAAGGCAGCCACAGAAGGGCTTAGTCAGCAAGGACTAAGCCTTACCCTAGGGGATCAGGGTCAGCTAGGAGTTGGGCACACTAGTTTGAAAGAGGTATGTCTTGTTCACCTCAGTTTCTGCCCAAACCACTCTACTGTCAGCACTCTATGAACAGTCTCTGATGGGCAGGTTGAAGTTTAGTTCATTCTTAAGCTTTGGACCTCTTTGGCAGGGAGGTAAAGCCTATGGGACCCCCTCCTCAGGATAAtagttttaaatacataaaataaaatacgtaGGATTACAGAAATATACTATCTTCAGATTCCTTAAGGGCCTATGAACCCCAAGTCAAGAATTCCCCAAAAGGTGTGGGTCTTGATGAAGGGGAGGCATGGGAGGTGGTTCTGGAGAACGGGAGTCTCCAGGCCATCCTAGGACTAAATGTtatactgcattttaaaatgaaaaacaccaGGGGGgtgggtaaagctcagtggtagagtgcatgcttagcatgcacaaggtcctgggttcaatcaccagtacctccattaaaaatggagaataaaaaataaaaaaataaagtgaaaaacacCAATATAAGGCTGAACAACTATGTAATCTCCTTCAAAGTACTTTTATGAATTATCTCACTTGATCTATATAAATTGCCCttgcagaaaaaaaagaatcatcctcatacgtttttttaaaaaaaaaaaaagatgaatagtTTCTAGTAAGCCTTTGGAAGTCATCTTAGCCCAGTAGTTCTCAACTGGGGACAACTttggcccccaggggacatttggcaatgtctaaaGATATTTCTGGTACCTACAGGAGTAGGGGGTATGTagtactggcatctagtgggtagaagccaTGGAtattgctaaacatcctacaggaCACAGGACACCCCCTTAGAACAAAGAATGATATAACCCAAAATATCaacagtgccaaggctgagaaacccagCTTAGTCCAGTGGCACACAAGGTTGGAGAAAAGCAAGATTTAGTGAGATTACAAGATCTTGTCCAAGGACACTAAGATGggtgaacccatgaccttgttcTTTCCGTATACCAGAAGGACATCTGTTGGTCTTGAAGTTGCTGGGACTTCAGAACCAGTAAGAGTAATGGTGGAGCAACCTACTGTAGGCATGAAGCACAGGGAAGGGCTAAGGGAGCAGAGAGGACACAGGAGTCAAGAGCAGGCTTTCAGTGTTGCCAAACGTCATATTACCTCTGGCTTGTCTACAGATCTTACATATTTATCGTTACTTAGTTTCTAAGATACTCATCTTCACCACAGTTACTAATAAATTAGACAAACAAAAAAGGGCAATCAAAGGCTTGCAAAGGCCTGTGCAGGGGTGCTTCTAGTGAAGTAAAGAAGATTATGGGCCAGcacaggaggaggaaaaaaagctaaTTTTGCTTCCCAAACTTGTAGTCACCTTAAATTACTCAGAGTTTTcagtttcaattatttttaaaagtacccTTTTCAGTTATGGCCATGTAAAATCCCTCAGacgtatgcatgtgtgtgtacagacacacataaatgtgtgtatatgtgaaaaataaacttactttaaaatatgtGGCAATAATAAGAAATTACACCAAGATATATACTCATAACGACATAATAAAAACATTAGCTCCTGCCtcaggtattttaaaaaatgtaaatttaaaatgcacTTTGTAGAGACAGTCCTCTCCAAGTTTCTTCTCGATGTCTAGGGCATCCGAGCAAAGCTGACTTAATGGAACCAACAAAATAACTGAGGCTTTTAGCTTCCTGAAGCATGAATTTGCTTTGCGACAGAGCTCAAATCTGGGGGAAGAATTACATACTCTTCTCTAGAACTTGACAGAATCTTTCCCCAAAATTAAGCATTCATCATTGCCAGCAGTTTCTCCTTTTACCATCCACTGTATTTTTCCTCATGAATTCTTCCTGACTCTGCCTTCAATTGGGAAGGTCTGCTCCCACCTGCTTCTTCTCTAAATGAACAAAATTCCATGTTGCTCAGATGAGACAGAGTAATTGATAGTAATTTATATTCATACAAATTCTTTCTTGCTGCTTCAATACATGATTTCAAGGAAACTAAAcatccatgaaaagtcacaccattATCAACAGACACATTTACTTCTATTTCCAACCCATCAGCATGGGTCCCTTTACTGTTACCCAGAGCAAGAGcactgtaatatattaaaatgtcatGTTAAGTTACCATGCCAAAGAGTAGTCACAAAGCACTTTCTGCCTTTCAGTGTTGGGCACTTAAATCTGGGTATGAGTCAAAAAGTTGATTCCTGCAAAGCAGGTTAGATCTTTTTTCCTACTATTTCGTGAAAATTTTCAGACACACAGAAAGTTGAATTACACAGTGAACACACCCAGATTCTACAGTTTACATTTGCTATATAAGGGAAGTCTTCTTTAGTTACAATTCTGGGTATATTTATACTCTGAGGACCAAAAGCAACACGTCCTGTTAGTTTATGTGCAGTAATAAAGGTCTGGTTCTGGTATTAAAAGCATGGAAGAAATTTTTAACCTTACCCAAGAATCAGCCACAAAACTGTTGTCAAAATGAACTGAGCTTTTTCTAGACTCACCAAAAAGAGAAAACGTTCTCATTTCTTccaaagaaaataactaaaagaCAGAAGTTTGTTAAgcattataaagaaaaataaatgaaacggCCTGGATACTGACAAAAACATTATGTTAACAGCagcaatatttgaagaaaaaggaGTAACTTACAACTGTGCATGCCATATGACGCTCACTGTTCACCATACCAAATGTGCATGATACTGCTTCAGAAATTCTAATCTGCTCCCGCTCTAACACTGCAAACCTCTAGCAGAACATTCACAGGCAGTAAAAACAGGCTCTAAGAACACTGCAGTGAGAGGAGGCTCAAGCCAGTCATAACCGGAAGCACACGGGCTGGCAAGAAAGTACAAAATAACTGCTGTCCGCATAGGAAAGCTTAGAATTTCAAAGGGTATGTTTCGGTTTTTATTCTGCTTTAGCTCAAGGTGAAGAAGTCATTTAAATGATTATATCTGACCAAATGTTGAGAGCACTAATAGCCATGTTGCTTATACGTAGTGCTCTCAAGGAacatgaaacaatttaaaaacattattttacttcTTCACACT encodes:
- the ACTL7A gene encoding actin-like protein 7A, with the protein product MALESVWAPQTAIIGDGPSKKVGEQYSLQTQVLQTASLKEGPAKRAVWVRHNRSEPEEPTTSTGVKEMPKLAVTKAVVVDLGTGYCKCGFAGLPKPTHRISSTVGKPYMETAKTGDNRKETFVGHELVSPDVRLKLINPLRHGIIVDWDSVQDIWDYLFHQEMQIAPEEHAVLVSDPPLSPHTNREKYAEMLFETFRTPAMHIAYQSRLSMYSYGRTSGLVVEVGHGVSYVVPIYEGYPLPSITGRLDYAGSDLTAYLMALMNNSGKCFTEDQLGIVEDIKKKCCFVALDPIEEKKVPTTEHAIQYTLPDGQQIYLCQERFLCSEMFFKPSLIKSMQLGLHTQTVSCLNKCDVALKRDLMGNILLCGGTTMLSGFPNRLQKELSSMCPNDTPQVNVLPERDTAVWTGGSILASLQGFQPLWVHRSEYEEHGPFFLYRRCF